A segment of the Brevinematales bacterium genome:
CAATTCCGCGAGCTCGGAGATAAACGCCTCGATATCGATGACGAGGCCGTTGCCGATAACGACGCTGGTTTTCGGATGCAGGATTCCCGACGGGACGAGATGGAAGACGAATTTTTTACCGTCGACTATCACCGTATGCCCGGCATTCGCCCCGCCCTGAAAACGCACTACGTAGTCGACGTCGGACGCGAAATAATCCACTACCTTCGCTTTTCCCTCGTCGCCCCATTGGATACCCAGAACCAGCTTGACCATTTTCAACCCCTATATACGAAATTGAACTCTTCTAATTGAAATAACTGATGTCGATAGCGAACCCGACCGCCGGGAAATCATGCCCGAACGCCTTGAAGAGCTGGTCGTAACGCCCCCCGTTCGCGACCGCGTAGCCGACCTGATCGACATATCCCTCTATCGTCGTGGACGTGTAGTACGAAAAATCCTTGACCAGCCCGAGGTCGACGATGACGTTCTTTTTGACGCTTTTATCGAGCTTATCGATGATGCTCATCAGGCGGTCGGTATAGATACTGAACCCGAGCTCGGAAAAATCCTTGAGCCGTTCCAGCACCTTTTTAGGAGTACCGACCATATACGGGAGATGCAGCAGGATGGATTTATACTGGCTGATACCCTCTACATTATCGAGGATCAGCCCCAGGGAAGTAATATCCTTACGGATGAACGACGCGTTGACGGCGTCGATCTGGTGCTGGTTGAGCTTGAGCTGCGACAGGATATGGGAATAGAGCTTCACGTCGCCCAGCACGATGCGGTAATTTTTCCGCACCATAGCGAGAGCTTCGCCCAGCAGGTTGATCGCCTCGACATCGGCGTCTATCCCCGGTTCGCCGATAAACTCCAGTCCGACCTGCCGGAGCTGGCGGGGCTTCCCGGCATGCAGGGGCTGTTCGCGGAATACGTCCCCGCGGTAATAGAACTTCAGCGGAAGGTCTTCCTTTTTATGCTTCATGCTGACCATACGCGCAATCGGCGTGGTCATATCGTAACGGAGCGAGAGCAGTTTACCGTCCTTATCCTTGAAGCTGAACGATTTGCGGGCGATACTGTATCCGCTCCCTTTTTCGAACGTCTCGTAATACTCGAAGATGGGCGGGATGACCTTGCCGTAACCGTGCGCCCGGAAGATGTTGGAAATCGACTGGATCTGGTCGTCGATAAGGTTGCCGCGCGCGTCGCTGAGAAACGTTATCCCGTCGGGAAGCCCGATCGGGTCGGTATCCGATTCATACAGCATATATTCGAGATATTGATTAGTCATAAGCTGCTCCTCTTAAACATTTTCCTTACCGGGCTCGTGCTTCACCCCGAATACGGCGAATGCCATTCCGGCAAGCGCGAGGATGGCGACGATATACGGGAATAAGTATCCGAACCGGACATACAGCGTCACAATCTGCTCGTCGATGACCGGTACGTCGGCGACATAGAATCCCTGCTGGTAGATCGGCACAGGCGAAATATCCATCGACCCGTTGGGCATCACCACACCGGAAACCCCGGTGTTGACCGCGCGCGCGATAGGACGTCTGACCGCTATCGCTACCCCCGCGACTCCTGCGATATGCTGCCACAACGGGAACGGCCCGCCGATCTGGAAACGGTACGCCCATCCGTCGTTAGTGGAATTCAGGAAATAGTTCACCCCTTTCAGGATAAACTTGCGCGCGAGGATGGAGAAAATATCCTCGAAGCAGATCATTACCGCGAACTTTCCCTTACGCCCGGCGAATATAACAAAATCCTTCGCGGGGGCATAGCTCGCCGCCCCGAGGGATTCGATCATTGTTTTCAGCGGCGGTATCAGATAATAGTACGGGAGCCATTCGCCGAACGGGGTCAGGTGAATCTTGCAGTAGGTCTTGTATCCCGGGATGCGCGGATCGATATAATCGACCGAGTTATAGTTATGCCCGTCCGTCCCCTTCTCGGGGTGCGCGAACAGGATAGGGGTATCGAATTCGAAGGGCATCGAGATGAACCGCATATTAAAACGGTTGATCTCAGCGTCCGCCCCGTACTGCTGCATATAGACCCATACGCTGTTGCGGAGCATTGTCTCCGACCATACGATAATGTCGGGGTCTTTGAGCGCGGCTTCGGCGTTGAGAGTCCACAGCTTCCCGTAGGTCTCCCCCATCGTGCCCCACCAGTCGTCGAACGAGCCGGTATTCGGCTGCATCAGCGCGATCTTCGCCTGTTCGGACTTTTTCGCGATGTCGTCGTAGTAGTGATAGGTGATAATACCATAGACCAGATTGGCGGCCATAACCGCGCCGACGACTATCAGAAGCGCGCGGTGTTTTACAATCGCCTCGCCGAGCTTTTTCGTTTCTATCCACGAATGAATCACTTCGGCGAGCACCGAGTTGACGAGCAGGATCAGGAAACTGACGCCGTACACGCCCCAGATATCGGCGCTCTGCAGGACGTACAGGCTCTGCCACTGCGTATCGCCGATCAGGTTCCATTGGAACCCGACATACCCGGTAGACCGCAATAATTCGTTGGCGACCCAGAATACCGGGAGCGCGAATACCCGCAGTTTCGGGAGCTTCTTCGCGACGAACGCGATGCAGAAGAAGAAAAACGCGTTATAGAGGGAGTATGCGGGCACCAGGAACGGCAGACTGATCTCGTGGAACGCCATCAGCCAGAACAGGGTCATTACCCAGAAAAGCAGGCTGTAGAAAAATGAATAAAAGACGGTTTTATTGTAAGGCTGCCGGTAGGCGAACACGAGTACCGGGACGAAGATGATCCAGATG
Coding sequences within it:
- the lnt gene encoding apolipoprotein N-acyltransferase, translated to MRPIFQKSSKLWPHVIWLAWAVGYAFCFPTYNMSFLIWIIFVPVLVFAYRQPYNKTVFYSFFYSLLFWVMTLFWLMAFHEISLPFLVPAYSLYNAFFFFCIAFVAKKLPKLRVFALPVFWVANELLRSTGYVGFQWNLIGDTQWQSLYVLQSADIWGVYGVSFLILLVNSVLAEVIHSWIETKKLGEAIVKHRALLIVVGAVMAANLVYGIITYHYYDDIAKKSEQAKIALMQPNTGSFDDWWGTMGETYGKLWTLNAEAALKDPDIIVWSETMLRNSVWVYMQQYGADAEINRFNMRFISMPFEFDTPILFAHPEKGTDGHNYNSVDYIDPRIPGYKTYCKIHLTPFGEWLPYYYLIPPLKTMIESLGAASYAPAKDFVIFAGRKGKFAVMICFEDIFSILARKFILKGVNYFLNSTNDGWAYRFQIGGPFPLWQHIAGVAGVAIAVRRPIARAVNTGVSGVVMPNGSMDISPVPIYQQGFYVADVPVIDEQIVTLYVRFGYLFPYIVAILALAGMAFAVFGVKHEPGKENV